Proteins encoded within one genomic window of Onychostoma macrolepis isolate SWU-2019 chromosome 11, ASM1243209v1, whole genome shotgun sequence:
- the tmem167b gene encoding protein kish-B, with translation MTNVYSFDGILVFGLLFICTCAYLKKVPRLNSWLLSEKKGVWGVFYKAAVIGTRLHIAVAASCMCMGFYLIFLK, from the exons TGTACTCTTTCGACGGCATTCTTGTATTCGGGCTTCTCTTCATTTGCACGTGTGCTTACCTGAAGAAGGTCCCTCGTCTGAACAGCTGGCTCTTGTCTGAGAAGAAAGGCGTCTGGGGAGTCTTTTACAAAG CTGCAGTGATCGGCACACGGCTCCACATCGCTGTGGCGGCGTCCTGTATGTGTATGGGGTTTTACCTGATTTTTCTGAAATGA
- the mapk14b gene encoding mitogen-activated protein kinase 14B isoform X2: MSQKERPTFYRQELNKTIWEVPERYQNLSPVGSGAYGSVCSALDTKTGLRIAVKKLSRPFQSIIHAKRTYRELRLLKHMKHENVIGLLDAFSPATCLTGFNDVYLVTHLMGADLNNIVKCQKLTDDHVQFLIYQILRGLKYIHSADIIHRDLKPSNLAVNEDCELKILDFGLARLTDDEMTGYVATRWYRAPEIMLNWMHYNMTVDIWSVGCIMAELLTGRTLFPGTDHINQLQQIMRLTGTPPASLISRMPSHEARNYINSLPYMPKRNFADVFIGANPMAVDLLEKMLVLDTDKRITASQALAHQYFAQYHDPDDEPEAEPYDQSFESRELDIEEWKRLTYEEVTSFEPPVFDGDEMES, encoded by the exons ATGTCCCAGAAGGAGAGACCGACTTTCTATCGACAGGAGCTCAATAAGACCATATGGGAGGTGCCGGAGCGCTACCAGAACTTGTCGCCCGTGGGTTCTGGAGCTTATGGATCCGTATG CTCCGCGTTGGACACAAAGACAGGCCTGAGGATCGCTGTCAAGAAGCTGTCCCGGCCGTTCCAATCCATCATCCACGCCAAGCGCACATACAGAGAACTGCGGCTCCTTAAACACATGAAACACGAGAAT GTAATTGGTCTACTAGATGCTTTCTCGCCCGCTACCTGTCTAACAGGATTCAATGACGT GTATCTGGTGACCCACCTCATGGGAGCAGACCTCAACAATATCGTCAAGTGCCAGAAGCTGACAGATGATCACGTCCAGTTCCTCATTTATCAGATCCTGCGAGGATTGAAG TATATTCACTCAGCGGACATCATCCACAGA GATCTTAAACCCAGTAACTTGGCTGTAAATGAAGACTGTGAACTTAAG ATTCTGGACTTTGGGCTGGCCCGACTGACTGATGATGAAATGACGGGATACGTTGCCACCCGATGGTACCGTGCCCCAGAGATCATGCTCAACTGGATGCACTACAACATGACAG tGGACATCTGGTCGGTGGGCTGCATAATGGCTGAGCTCCTCACAGGACGGACCCTGTTTCCCGGCACTGATC ATAtaaaccagcttcagcagataaTGCGACTGACGGGAACCCCGCCTGCCTCTCTAATAAGCAGGATGCCGAGCCATGAG gCCAGGAACTACATCAATTCCCTTCCTTATATGCCCAAGAGGAACTTCGCAGATGTGTTTATTGGTGCAAATCCAATGG CTGTGGACCTGCTGGAGAAGATGCTGGTTCTGGACACAGATAAACGGATTACTGCGTCACAGGCTCTCGCGCACCAGTACTTCGCTCAGTACCATGACCCGGATGACGAGCCCGAGGCAGAGCCCTACGACCAGAGCTTCGAGAGTCGCGAACTGGACATCGAAGAGTGGAAAC GGCTCACGTATGAAGAGGTGACCAGCTTCGAGCCTCCCGTGTTTGACGGAGACGAGATGGAGTCATGA
- the mapk14b gene encoding mitogen-activated protein kinase 14B isoform X1 — translation MSQKERPTFYRQELNKTIWEVPERYQNLSPVGSGAYGSVCSALDTKTGLRIAVKKLSRPFQSIIHAKRTYRELRLLKHMKHENVIGLLDAFSPATCLTGFNDVYLVTHLMGADLNNIVKCQKLTDDHVQFLIYQILRGLKYIHSADIIHRDLKPSNLAVNEDCELKILDFGLARLTDDEMTGYVATRWYRAPEIMLNWMHYNMTVDIWSVGCIMAELLTGRTLFPGTDHIDQLKLILMLVGTPEPELLMKISSESARNYINSLPYMPKRNFADVFIGANPMAVDLLEKMLVLDTDKRITASQALAHQYFAQYHDPDDEPEAEPYDQSFESRELDIEEWKRLTYEEVTSFEPPVFDGDEMES, via the exons ATGTCCCAGAAGGAGAGACCGACTTTCTATCGACAGGAGCTCAATAAGACCATATGGGAGGTGCCGGAGCGCTACCAGAACTTGTCGCCCGTGGGTTCTGGAGCTTATGGATCCGTATG CTCCGCGTTGGACACAAAGACAGGCCTGAGGATCGCTGTCAAGAAGCTGTCCCGGCCGTTCCAATCCATCATCCACGCCAAGCGCACATACAGAGAACTGCGGCTCCTTAAACACATGAAACACGAGAAT GTAATTGGTCTACTAGATGCTTTCTCGCCCGCTACCTGTCTAACAGGATTCAATGACGT GTATCTGGTGACCCACCTCATGGGAGCAGACCTCAACAATATCGTCAAGTGCCAGAAGCTGACAGATGATCACGTCCAGTTCCTCATTTATCAGATCCTGCGAGGATTGAAG TATATTCACTCAGCGGACATCATCCACAGA GATCTTAAACCCAGTAACTTGGCTGTAAATGAAGACTGTGAACTTAAG ATTCTGGACTTTGGGCTGGCCCGACTGACTGATGATGAAATGACGGGATACGTTGCCACCCGATGGTACCGTGCCCCAGAGATCATGCTCAACTGGATGCACTACAACATGACAG tGGACATCTGGTCGGTGGGCTGCATAATGGCTGAGCTCCTCACAGGACGGACCCTGTTTCCCGGCACTGATC ATATTGATCAGTTGAAGCTTATCTTGATGCTCGTCGGAACCCCAGAGCCAGAGCTCTTGATGAAAATCTCTTCAGAGTCT gCCAGGAACTACATCAATTCCCTTCCTTATATGCCCAAGAGGAACTTCGCAGATGTGTTTATTGGTGCAAATCCAATGG CTGTGGACCTGCTGGAGAAGATGCTGGTTCTGGACACAGATAAACGGATTACTGCGTCACAGGCTCTCGCGCACCAGTACTTCGCTCAGTACCATGACCCGGATGACGAGCCCGAGGCAGAGCCCTACGACCAGAGCTTCGAGAGTCGCGAACTGGACATCGAAGAGTGGAAAC GGCTCACGTATGAAGAGGTGACCAGCTTCGAGCCTCCCGTGTTTGACGGAGACGAGATGGAGTCATGA